A segment of the Sanyastnella coralliicola genome:
GCCAGGGTACTGCAAATTTAGATGTTAACATCCTCCCTGAGTTCAGTCTGGAGAATTTCCAGCCGCAGGTATGCGTGAATAGCACGACCTCTATCAACGCAACGGCGGTTCCTTCCACTGCGTATTCCTGGACAATCGACCCAGCGGTTCCTTTTATCGCTTTAGGAGGGTCAATTCAAGTTGATTGGAACGTACCTCCAGGAACCTACATTATCACGGCGGAATCTACGGATGGTGCTTACTGCAATACTATTGAAACCACAGCAGTTCAAGTATCCGATATTGATGAACCACTGAGCATTTCGGGACCTGAAGAAATATGTGGAGGAGAAACTGCGATTTATATTGGTGAAGCATCACAACCGGGAGTTACCTTGATTTGGAACATTACTGGAGGAACACCAACCTTTGGTACCGGGCCCTCTATTTCCGTTTTGTGGGACGCTTCTGGACCCTATGAAGTTTCTTTAACTCAACAATTACAAGGACCTCCGTTTTGTACTTCAGATCCCATTTCAATTACTCCTGAGTTAAAGTCAATTGCTGTACCGAGTATTTCTGGTACGGGAAATTGCACAAATTCGATTGAATCATACTCGATAGCTGCCATTCCGTATGCCGATGCTATTATCGAATGGGAAGTTCTTGACCCTACAGATGGAAGCGTAGTTGCGGGACAAGGAACGAATGCGGTGGATGTTCAATGGAATAACAGCCCAGGAACGGCGCAGCTTCAAGTGACGGTGACCCTTTGTGGAATTTCTTACAGCGATACGATCACATTAATCCTAAATGCACCGATAGTTCCTGTAATTACGGTTAGTGGGAATCTCTGTCCTGGCGTTACCGCAACACTCTCAACAACGGCACCGTTTTCGAGTTACGATTGGAGCACGGGGGATGCGACGGCTGCAACAGACATTGACATGGGCGGTTTATACAGTGTTACAACTACCGATGTAAACAACTGTGAAGCCACTTCATACTTCACTGCGGAAGAAGTACCTTCTCCAGATGCCAGCTTAAGTACCCCAAACTTAGAGACCATCTGTATTAATAATCCTCATACAGTGAACCTGGTGGCGATTACTGCTCCAGACTATGAGTTTACTTGGTATTGTAACGGTTCCTTGGTACAAGGTCCATCGGCAGTGAGTAATTATACTCATGTATTCCAGAATACACCAGGTTCGTACTCATATTACTATGAGGTGGAAAACACCTCAACAGGGTGTGTTAGTGTTTCCAATACATTGGTGATATTCGAAGAGATATGCAATGGAGGTATTGGATGTACTCCTGAGCCATATGATGTCAATCCGTCGGCTGTCTTGCAATCACCAGAATGTAACAAGGTGCAGTTTGATACGGCTCCAGTAAACTTCACTCCGACGCAATGGTTCTTCGACGATGGTAACAGCTCTACGAACCCAGCTCCACTACATACCTACCTCGAGGCTGACTGTTACTTAGCCACCGTCAAAGGTGAAGTACCTTCTGTGGATGGCGGAGTTTGTGTGGTTACCGATACAGTGAGTATTTGTGTGCCACTCGCGGCCAACTTTACTTGTGAAATCATCGATTGTAGAACAGTTGATTTCACCAATCTTTCAACTTTCTTAGGTGCGCCATATGGGACACCAATCAGCAGTGTTGAATGGGACTTTGATGGTGTTATCTCTACGAGCTACAACGATACCTATACATTCCCTTCGTCAGGAACTTTCCCAGTTACGTTGACGGTATTTAACGGATCAGGGTGCGAGGCTAGTTATACGAAGAACGTGACAATCAATTCAGTGGGAGTACCGGTGATTACAATTAGCGATCCAAATCCTTGTGTGGGAGATCCAATCAGTCTTTCCGGAAGCGCAAGCAATGCTATTAGCTACACTTGGGATTTAGGGGACGGAACAATTCATGTTGGTCAAAGCCTATTCCATACCTATGAAGCTGATGGTAGTTACATGATTACGCTCACCGTAGAAGATGTGAATGGCTGTACAGATCAAGTCGTGATCGACGTGGATGTTGAACCTGGTATTCCTCCTCAGGAAATAACAGGGGCCTTGGTGGTCTGTGAAGGAGAAGAGACATTGCTATCTGCTCCGGCTGGATACGATTATGAATGGTCAAATGGTGCTTTAACTCAAGATATCTCTGTTGGGCCTGGTACTTACTCTGTGACGATTACCGATGCCAATGACTGTACTCAAGTCATTGGTCCGGTAGAAGTAGTTGAATTACCAACTCAACCGGTTGTCATAGAAGGTGAACACTATATCTGTGACGCTGGATGTGTAGATCTATTTGTTCCTTTCATGTCTGGGGCGTTGTATGAATGGTTTGATCAAGACGGGAACTTGGTTTCCTCTTCGAATTTCCATCAAGTTTGTCATACTGACATTCTACCAAATGAATTCACCGTGGCGGTTACAGACGTAAATGGTTGTCGCGTCGTCTCTGAGCCCTTCTTTGTAGAACTGGCTATTTCACCTTCGGTATCAATTCTTGCTTCTGGTGCTTTATGCGAAGGAGACCCTAATGAGCTAACTGCAGATCCGTTCGACCCGTCCCTCAGCTACTTGTGGAGCACAGGTGAAAGCGGTGAATCAATTACAGTGCTAGCTGCTGGTGATTACACGGTTACGGTCATTGATCCAGTTTCAGGTTGTTCTTCAAGTGATACCGAGACGATCAACCCGCTACCTGATCTATGTAGCGTTCCTGTGGGGTGTTATGAAGATTGCGATTCGGTCGAAGTATGTGTTTTACCAGGACTAGGAACATATCAATGGAATCTAGCAGGCTCACCAATTCTGGGGGCAAATTCCAACTGCTATTGGATCACCATGTCTGGGGTATACTCGTTGACGATTACCACTCCTGAAGGCTGTTCCGATACTTCGGGAGATTTGGAAATGATCATTGAACCATGTGACGACGATCCGTGTGATCATGTTGAGTTCAGTTATGATTACTCAATCATCGAGAATGTAGTGGATAGCTGCTGTGTGGATATCAGCTACACCATAGATGAACCTACTTTGTACAGTATCCGCTATACCAGTTTAGACGCTGACTTAGCCTTTGATCCATCCTCACTTAGTTCGGATTTTTCTACGCAAACGAATACACCTTCTGAAGTTCGGATAGCGAATATTGATCCAACTCAGGAGCTTCCTCAAGGTACCTACAACGATTTCATGACCCTTTGCGTGACAGAGCCAAGCGTTTCTCCGCAAACCGTTTTGGTAGAGTGGTTAGACCAAGAAGGAATGGTGCAGTGTACGGATAGCATTCTATTCGATTGCCCAGTAGAACCGGATTGTTTGTACCTCCTTTCTGACTCTGCATATTGTGAAGATGGAAGTACATTCTATTCATTCACAGTTTGTAACCCAATGGATCAAGATTACAGCATTGGGTTTATTGAAATGATTGCATCATCTCCTGCTGGTGTTATCATTACTCCATCGGGAATCGATCTATCTGCAGATCCTATAGATCCAGGAGAATGTCAAACGATTCTTGTGGAGTTACTTGGTTCTGACCTCGGAGGAGAAACATTCTGTTACACCATGATTGCCCACGGGGAGGATCCTGCAGACAATCCTGCAACACCATGCTGCTCGTTGGAAGAGATCTACTGTATTGACCTTCCGTTCTGCGATCCATGCGAGGAGGTGTATGTTGAATCTGTTCTACCCGTCAACGGGAGCGAAGGGTGTTGCTACGAGATCACGCTTGTGAACGATTTCGCAGCT
Coding sequences within it:
- a CDS encoding PKD domain-containing protein; translation: MRKSYTRGWLFAMLFSLFAVLSFQARSQEINPDEFCVQLGEPFEGSLLDNDFVDPTTANVIIPEPPPCISIVEGGQLIWDQPLSEECCGQTFEFIYFVEIQGQFVGEAMVSIEIKCDKPDCSLIDLATLDSGAGDGQSDRCIEVCEWSSATLLYPFDPDFTYDWTLPVPFAIGANDAQIIVDWESAGSSWVQLDITDDNGELTSLFFCVDVLEGPQAEFITTGYACLDAPMTFENLYPYAASYTWDFGDGTIINDDGQFIQHTYDTPGNYTVVLSATTAVYGDGATALCCCTQEFQMDVEVDELPGPEISCISTLCEGDAATYTTNAENCDEYIWTVLDADGNIVPIVSGDGTNTIEVVWGAGPFGTVTLEVSGCDDDYCDTPTTVYIPIISSVGVIGGDDIVCAGSTSTYTLPKWLATNYAWNVSGGTIISDPNMHTITIEWGAGPTGSIDVQYQSDFLIDLDGHDATDCQGTANLDVNILPEFSLENFQPQVCVNSTTSINATAVPSTAYSWTIDPAVPFIALGGSIQVDWNVPPGTYIITAESTDGAYCNTIETTAVQVSDIDEPLSISGPEEICGGETAIYIGEASQPGVTLIWNITGGTPTFGTGPSISVLWDASGPYEVSLTQQLQGPPFCTSDPISITPELKSIAVPSISGTGNCTNSIESYSIAAIPYADAIIEWEVLDPTDGSVVAGQGTNAVDVQWNNSPGTAQLQVTVTLCGISYSDTITLILNAPIVPVITVSGNLCPGVTATLSTTAPFSSYDWSTGDATAATDIDMGGLYSVTTTDVNNCEATSYFTAEEVPSPDASLSTPNLETICINNPHTVNLVAITAPDYEFTWYCNGSLVQGPSAVSNYTHVFQNTPGSYSYYYEVENTSTGCVSVSNTLVIFEEICNGGIGCTPEPYDVNPSAVLQSPECNKVQFDTAPVNFTPTQWFFDDGNSSTNPAPLHTYLEADCYLATVKGEVPSVDGGVCVVTDTVSICVPLAANFTCEIIDCRTVDFTNLSTFLGAPYGTPISSVEWDFDGVISTSYNDTYTFPSSGTFPVTLTVFNGSGCEASYTKNVTINSVGVPVITISDPNPCVGDPISLSGSASNAISYTWDLGDGTIHVGQSLFHTYEADGSYMITLTVEDVNGCTDQVVIDVDVEPGIPPQEITGALVVCEGEETLLSAPAGYDYEWSNGALTQDISVGPGTYSVTITDANDCTQVIGPVEVVELPTQPVVIEGEHYICDAGCVDLFVPFMSGALYEWFDQDGNLVSSSNFHQVCHTDILPNEFTVAVTDVNGCRVVSEPFFVELAISPSVSILASGALCEGDPNELTADPFDPSLSYLWSTGESGESITVLAAGDYTVTVIDPVSGCSSSDTETINPLPDLCSVPVGCYEDCDSVEVCVLPGLGTYQWNLAGSPILGANSNCYWITMSGVYSLTITTPEGCSDTSGDLEMIIEPCDDDPCDHVEFSYDYSIIENVVDSCCVDISYTIDEPTLYSIRYTSLDADLAFDPSSLSSDFSTQTNTPSEVRIANIDPTQELPQGTYNDFMTLCVTEPSVSPQTVLVEWLDQEGMVQCTDSILFDCPVEPDCLYLLSDSAYCEDGSTFYSFTVCNPMDQDYSIGFIEMIASSPAGVIITPSGIDLSADPIDPGECQTILVELLGSDLGGETFCYTMIAHGEDPADNPATPCCSLEEIYCIDLPFCDPCEEVYVESVLPVNGSEGCCYEITLVNDFAADFFDEIVVSILSPSTTFTIDNPVGSGWFTSGYTGTDVSFIPDGSPFTEVPLGTFDLPVLCIDTDIAPEQDLLIQWMKDGEVLCEDSISVFCEPDCGYLFDVSIDCDPDTEQWIISSNLQNTSDFTISEAVISFDAGSGLTIYNETVLLGSTPPNTSSGIFSFDIGSPAQPGDTICFNVTIHEVSPDGLYLSCCTFEHCIVLPDCGFVGGCDCDEEFFDAVQSGINVVDLGGGNFEFSLNGAAEFSDECDYARWAFGNGTATGAVSPFDVLAVSYDPGSYEICVKVYRTADDGTLCSDKICVSIVVSEFLGAGIIVFPNPNDGQFVLKLNAQPSEDEELIITLLDYMQRPVLMEQQVVNATTTRIPVTATGLSQGIYILHVQHGEEVVTKQVYITR